From the genome of Methanoregula boonei 6A8:
CCGCTCTTTTTCAATGTACGATTTCATCTGCGGATCGGTAACCACCATCTCCAGAAGCTCGGTATACCCGCTGACAGCCGTGAGCTGGTTGAGCACATCATGGCGGGTGACGCTCCCTACAAGATTGAGCTTCTTTTCGAGGAACAGTACCTTGTCCTGCACCCGGCGCACTGCCAGAATGTTCTCCACGAGCTGCACAAGGACAGGGTACCAGGCATCCGGCGCCCCGGCCATGACCAGGTACTCTGCGCGATCTGCAACAGCGGACCGGAATACCTCCGGCTCATAGGCTGCCGCAAGGATAATCGCCGGCAGCCCGATTTGGTTCTCCCGCAGGTGGCGGACAAAAACAAGACCATTCTGCCCTTCTTCCTGGACCGCGATCACGACCCCCGGGTTGGTTGAGAGATTCCGGCTGACCGTCACTTCGGGGGACGCTGACGTGATAACGCGATAAGGACCGGCCCCGGAAAGATACTTTTGTAAGGCTGCGCTGCGGTCCGCCTTTGCATCAACGAGAATGATGGGGATCACGATGTATCACGGGATCGCGCTGGAATCCGATAAACAGTCTATTTCGCCGGGATCATATAAAGACCATCCAGCGGAGGAGATCTCCACAGCCACAATGAGAACCTCATCTGCCGGCAGTGTTTAACATGTAAAAAGAGAACCGTACTGGTATGGAGCCCCGGGTGATCACGTACACAAAGAACGTCTTTTTGCCGCTCACCAGCGTCTGCCGGAACCGGTGCGGGTACTGCTCGTTCCGCACCCCGGTTCAGGAAGGATGTGTCATGCTGCCTGAAGAGGTGGAAGCGGTTCTTGCGCAGGGGCAGGCGGCCGGGTGCACCGAGGCGCTCTTTACCTTCGGCGAGCATCCCGAAGAAGAGGAAGGTTTTCGCGCATACCTGGAAAAGACGGGTTACGATACCATCCTCGATTACTGCGAGGCAATGTGCCGGCTTGCTCTCCGGTACGGGATCCTCCCGCACACCAACGCCGGTATCCTCACGTATGACGAGATGAAACGGCTCCGGCCCACAAACGCCAGCATGGGCCTGATGCTTGAGACTACGGCACGGATCCCGGCGCACCAGGGATCGAAAGGAAAGGAACCGGAAGTGCGCCTTGCAATGATGGAAGACGCGGGCCGGCTGAAGATCCCGTTCACCACCGGCCTGCTCCTCGGGATTGGCGAGACTGCGGCCGGCCGCGAGGACTCACTTATTGCAATCCGGGACATCCATAAGAAGTACGGGCATATCCAGGAGATCATCCTCCAGAATTTCTGCCCCAAGAACAATACACCCATGGCTGCGTTCCGGGTGCCGGATACACAGGAGATCTGCAACACGATCCTGATGGCTCGCCGGATCCTGCCAGAGGAGATCTCCATCCAGGTAGCCCCCAATCTCATCGATGCGTCCCGGCTCATTGGTTGCGGGGTCAGTGATCTGGGGGGGATATCCCCGGTAACCATCGATTATGTGAATCCTGAACATCCCTGGCCGGCGTTCAACGACCTCAAAAAGATCGTTGGGGACGCAACACTTCAGGAGCGCCTCTGCATCTATCCACGGTTCATCCGGCCGGGCTGGTACGACCCTGGCCTGCAACCTCTAATAAACAGGCTCAACCAACGTATAAGCAGAGGGAGCAGCCAACCGTGAAGCAGAAAAAACTCCTCTATACCGGCAAGGCCAAATCGGTCTACCATACGGACGAGAAAGGAACACTGATCGTCGAGTTCCGCGACGATATCACCGCATTTGACGGCGGGAAGAAAGACACGCTCAAGAACAAGGGCAGTTACAATGCCGGCGTCTCGGCATTCTTCTTCTCCTACCTGGAAAAGAATGGGGTAAAAACCCATTTCCTGGAGATGCAGGACGAGAGCAGGATGGCGGTCCGCGAACTTTCCATGATCCCTCTTGAAGTGATCGTCAGGAATTATGCGGCGGGTTCGATTGTCAGGAACTACCCCTTCAAGGAGGGGACACCCCTGAAACCTCCGGTGATCGTGATCGATTATAAGGATGACTCCCGGCACGACCCGATGCTCAACGATGAATTGATCGTTGCCTTAAAACTCGCAACACCGGCGGAACTCAAAAAGATCAAGGCGATCGCGCTCAAGATCAATACCCTTCTCTCGGGCCTGCTGGCAAAACAGGGTATCACCCTTGTGGACTTCAAGCTGGAGTTCGGGCGCCAGGGAACAACCATCTATCTCGGCGACGAGATCAGCATGGACTCAATGCGCCTCTGGGACAAAAAGACCGGCGAATCGCTGGACAAGGATGTGTACCGGTTTAACAAGGGCGACGTGATGGCAACCTACAACCGTGTTGCGGCACGGATCACTAAACCACAAAAACCTGCGGCAGCCAAAAAGAAAGCACCGGTATCGAAAAAAACAGTGAAGCGGACGCGGTAAGAACTCCACAACACATAAGATATGTCAAAAGGAATATGCGTATCAATCTTGCGAGGTGATCGGTGATGACTGACGATGCGGAAACTGATGCAGAGATGCTCAAGTGGACCCGGGCGATCGCCCGCAAAAACGGGTGGATCCTCAATCCCGATGAAGATCACCTCAACATCGTGATCCGGGGGCTGGTGCGCAACAAGAAGAGGTTCGGGAGACCCTACTGCCCCTGCCGGTTGCGGAGCGGCGACGAGGAACGCGACCGTGCCATTGAATGTCCCTGTATCTACCACAAAGATGAGATAGCAAAGGACGGGCACTGCCACTGTCTCCTCTATTACAAAAAGCCATAAGACCCCCTTTTTAGTAGACAATACCAGTATGAAAAACACAAACCCGGGCCTTCCCCCCATCGTCGGCAGGGATCCGGAAATCCTTATCCTCGGCAGCTTTCCCAGCCTCATATCGCTTGGAAAAAGCGAGTACTACGGTAATCCCAAAAACCAGTTCTGGAGGATCATAGAGATCCTTTTCGGGATCGACCACGCCCTTTCCTATCCCCTCCGTACACATCTCCTGACAGAGCACCGGATCGCCCTCTGGGATGCCCTTGCTTTCTGCAGGCGGGAAGGAAGCATGGATTCCGCAATCTGCGATCCGGTTGCAAACGACATAACGGGGTTTGTTGCAGCTCACCCGACAATACGATGCATTGCACTCAACGGGAGCACTGCCGGCCGTTATTTTAAGAGCATGAACCCGGACCTGAACGGCCATATTCTTCCTTCAACCAGTCCCGCATATGCCAGCATGTCTTTTGCGGAAAAGACTCTAGAATGGGCGCGCATCTGCATCCGGGATGCTCTATAAAAAAAAGATTGGGCCTGCCCCGCCAATACTTATCTTTCCAGGCGCAGCTTCAGGAAGATGACGTGATAGATCGCATAGAACCCGCAAAGCACGGCAGCAGTATAGCCAAGGACAGCGATCCATATGACCTCTTTTGGCATGGCTACCGGTGAAGCCTGCAGCACCAGCGATGACCCGACGACAAGGGCGGCCACAACAAGGCCGATCATGATCTTGTCGCTTGCCCGGTCCAGCGCCATCTGGAGTTTCTTTAAATCAGTATCAACCACTTCGAGCCGGATTGTCCCTGTCGACAGGCGCTTGAGCATCAGGTTAACGTTCCTTGGCAGATCAAAGGCCGCATCCACAGCCTCAAGAAGCGAGTTGGACGCCCGCTTCATGTAGCCGGCGGAGAGCACGTTCGAATCCGCCAGTTTGCGCAGGTAGGGGGTAATCTCCCCGCCGAAACTGAACTGGGGGTCGAGCCGGACCGCCACATCAAAGACCATGACCAGTGTCTTTAACAGGAGCATCAGGCTCATGGGCACCTTGAGGCTGTAGCGCCGCATCACTTCGGTGAGCTCGTTTATCATCAGGCCGAAATTGAACTGGGCAATCTCATCCCCGCCGCCGAAATCGTGCAGCATGATATACAGGTCGTCACGGAGTGCCTCGCGGCTCTCCTCGGCCACAAAAATCCCAAAGCCCTCGAGCGTCTTTAGGATCATATCGACATCATCAGTGGTCAGGGCAAAAAGGAGGTTGACGAAGAGCTGCTTTTTCTCAGGGCGCAACACCCCGACGATACCGAAGTCCAGAAAGACCAGGTCCCCCATTTCAGAAATGAGAAGGTTGCCGGGATGAGGATCTCCATGGTAAAATCCGTCCTCGAAGATCATCTTCAGGTACGCATTGAAGCCCCGGACCGCAATATCGTGCGGATCACATCCCTGCGCCGTAATCGCTTCAACATTGTCGATCCGCACACCCTTGATAAATTCCATGACGAGAAGACGGGATGAGGAATACTCCCAGTAGATCTTGGGGAAGTGGATACCCGGTACATCCCGGAAGTTGCGTGCCATCCGCTCTGAGTTCCGGCCATCGCGGGTAAAGTCCAGTTCCTTTCGGATCTGGGTGGCAAAGTCCTGGACAAGGCCCGTGGGGTTGTACATCCGGCTCTCCGGGAAGACCGATTCTATCCGTTCTGCCATGGACTGGAGGATGGCAAGATCGGTCTCGATGATCTCGGGGATCCCGGGGCGCTGGACCTTGAGGGCAACCACAGTGCCATCCTTAAGGACTGCACGGTGGACCTGCCCAATCGATGCAGATGCAACCGGCGCCTCGTCGATCTCGGCAAACCAGTCCTCCAGGTTCGGGCAGGACTGGTGGATCACCGCGAGAACTTCAGAGAAGGGCAGGGGTTTTGCATGATCCTGGAGTTTCTTGAGCTGCTCGATGAGCTCCGGGGGGAAGATCTCCGTTCTCGTGCTCATGATCTGGCCGAACTTCACAAAAGTGGGCCCGAGATCCTCAAGGGCTAAGCGTACCCGCTCGTACACCGTAGACTGGTCCGGCTGTTTTTCTTCTGTACCCGGGAGGCGGAAACGGGTCTTTCCCGGGAAGGCTTTCTCCAGTGCAATACCAAAACCGTACTTCCACAGGATATCGACGATCTGCGCATACCGCCGGATACGGGTGACCATGGATACAGTTTGGCAGTGGGGATACTTAACACTGGCTTATCATGAGGCCGGCTGTATGGCTGTCGGATTAAAAGAGAGATCAAAAAAGAGCGGCCGTAGTGGCTATCATGACTACGACGATTTGGAAAAGATCACGATCCGGTTTGTGTTGGTGCCGGACCGGTTGTTCCCAACGCCCCAGATATGCGACGTTTTCGAGAAATTCTGCTGGTTGATGAGGACACCCTCGCACCGGAACCCTGCAGAGATGCCCAGAGGTATCACGTGCTCTTCGAGCCGTACCGTCTTTTTCCGTACCTCGCCTACCTCGAATGCCACATACCCCCCCGGGGCAGTAATCCGGAACAGCTCAAAAAACACGGCACCCATGACCGTTTCCCAGTCAGCAATAGTCCGTGCCATGGTGATCGTATGACCGATGGCATCTTCGTCAAGGCCGCAGAACCAGCACCGGAGCCAGTTGTCCTCCCGGTACTGGACGATATCGAGAAACGGCGGTGAAGTGACGGTAAGCCGGACTGCACCTGAGGGAATCCCCGGTGTTGATCGGGCATCCCCGGTCAAAAACCGGGCATCTGGAGCAACGCGGGAAAGGTTTGCATAATCCTCCAAGGACAGTCCGCCAACAAGGCTCTTTGTCTTGTGCACGATGCGCCGGTGGGTGTCGCGGTACTCCGGTACCTGGTTTCGTTTCCGGTTGATCCGTTCCTGGCTCCTCGGGGAGACCGCCTGGTTGGGAGGAAGGGTGTACACCGAGAAGAACCCGCTCGAATGACCGGTCAGACGGTTGGTAGCCACCATCGCGATCCATCGATCCACGGTATCAGCAGTGCCATCCTCTTTTCGCCCGAGCAGGTACCGACGCAATGCGACGATCTCCCGCTCGGTATCCGGGTGGTAGAACATGGAAAGATCGCGGTCGGCCCGGTCCCCGTCCCGGGGAATTGTTTCGAGCCTTTCGGCCACGTCCCTGACTGTGGGTGGGGTGAACCGGGGCTCGGCAAGAACCCGGGAGAGCGGGTTTGCATCGTTTGCAATAACCTTTCGGCCACGGAGCCCCGCTTCAATCGCGGTTGTCCCCCTCCCACTGAAAGGATCATATATAATATCGCATTTCCTGGTGAGCAGATCAATAAAAAAACCGGGCAACTGGGGCTTGAAGCAGGCCCGGTACGAGATCTCATGCAGAGAGCTGGCCTGACGCTGGCGCGATGTCCAGAACTCGCCGGTATACTGACGAATGTGGAGCGGGCCGGCGCACTCTTCCTCGCACACCGGATCTCCTGACGGTCCGCGGAATCCTGCAAGGTATGTGTGGAACGCAGGGGGGCTGCTGTTTTTGGACCGTCCGC
Proteins encoded in this window:
- a CDS encoding sensor histidine kinase, whose product is MIPIILVDAKADRSAALQKYLSGAGPYRVITSASPEVTVSRNLSTNPGVVIAVQEEGQNGLVFVRHLRENQIGLPAIILAAAYEPEVFRSAVADRAEYLVMAGAPDAWYPVLVQLVENILAVRRVQDKVLFLEKKLNLVGSVTRHDVLNQLTAVSGYTELLEMVVTDPQMKSYIEKERFALEKIRRQFQFAKDYQILGTEQPVWQPLSSVIRRAGDLVTVKGITVTDNCGTAAVLADIGLEKAVAQMLDNVVRHGKTATELRISAREEGEGGLVIFEDNGAGIPDADKERIFERGFGKYTGWGLFLVHEMLSLTGMTIVETGVPGKGARFEIHVPPESYRKEGKPKVT
- the cofG gene encoding 7,8-didemethyl-8-hydroxy-5-deazariboflavin synthase CofG — translated: MEPRVITYTKNVFLPLTSVCRNRCGYCSFRTPVQEGCVMLPEEVEAVLAQGQAAGCTEALFTFGEHPEEEEGFRAYLEKTGYDTILDYCEAMCRLALRYGILPHTNAGILTYDEMKRLRPTNASMGLMLETTARIPAHQGSKGKEPEVRLAMMEDAGRLKIPFTTGLLLGIGETAAGREDSLIAIRDIHKKYGHIQEIILQNFCPKNNTPMAAFRVPDTQEICNTILMARRILPEEISIQVAPNLIDASRLIGCGVSDLGGISPVTIDYVNPEHPWPAFNDLKKIVGDATLQERLCIYPRFIRPGWYDPGLQPLINRLNQRISRGSSQP
- the purC gene encoding phosphoribosylaminoimidazolesuccinocarboxamide synthase, whose amino-acid sequence is MKQKKLLYTGKAKSVYHTDEKGTLIVEFRDDITAFDGGKKDTLKNKGSYNAGVSAFFFSYLEKNGVKTHFLEMQDESRMAVRELSMIPLEVIVRNYAAGSIVRNYPFKEGTPLKPPVIVIDYKDDSRHDPMLNDELIVALKLATPAELKKIKAIALKINTLLSGLLAKQGITLVDFKLEFGRQGTTIYLGDEISMDSMRLWDKKTGESLDKDVYRFNKGDVMATYNRVAARITKPQKPAAAKKKAPVSKKTVKRTR
- a CDS encoding ferredoxin-thioredoxin reductase catalytic domain-containing protein, whose product is MTDDAETDAEMLKWTRAIARKNGWILNPDEDHLNIVIRGLVRNKKRFGRPYCPCRLRSGDEERDRAIECPCIYHKDEIAKDGHCHCLLYYKKP
- a CDS encoding DNA-deoxyinosine glycosylase, with product MKNTNPGLPPIVGRDPEILILGSFPSLISLGKSEYYGNPKNQFWRIIEILFGIDHALSYPLRTHLLTEHRIALWDALAFCRREGSMDSAICDPVANDITGFVAAHPTIRCIALNGSTAGRYFKSMNPDLNGHILPSTSPAYASMSFAEKTLEWARICIRDAL
- a CDS encoding ABC1 kinase family protein, giving the protein MVTRIRRYAQIVDILWKYGFGIALEKAFPGKTRFRLPGTEEKQPDQSTVYERVRLALEDLGPTFVKFGQIMSTRTEIFPPELIEQLKKLQDHAKPLPFSEVLAVIHQSCPNLEDWFAEIDEAPVASASIGQVHRAVLKDGTVVALKVQRPGIPEIIETDLAILQSMAERIESVFPESRMYNPTGLVQDFATQIRKELDFTRDGRNSERMARNFRDVPGIHFPKIYWEYSSSRLLVMEFIKGVRIDNVEAITAQGCDPHDIAVRGFNAYLKMIFEDGFYHGDPHPGNLLISEMGDLVFLDFGIVGVLRPEKKQLFVNLLFALTTDDVDMILKTLEGFGIFVAEESREALRDDLYIMLHDFGGGDEIAQFNFGLMINELTEVMRRYSLKVPMSLMLLLKTLVMVFDVAVRLDPQFSFGGEITPYLRKLADSNVLSAGYMKRASNSLLEAVDAAFDLPRNVNLMLKRLSTGTIRLEVVDTDLKKLQMALDRASDKIMIGLVVAALVVGSSLVLQASPVAMPKEVIWIAVLGYTAAVLCGFYAIYHVIFLKLRLER
- a CDS encoding DNA methyltransferase, which gives rise to MSGRSKNSSPPAFHTYLAGFRGPSGDPVCEEECAGPLHIRQYTGEFWTSRQRQASSLHEISYRACFKPQLPGFFIDLLTRKCDIIYDPFSGRGTTAIEAGLRGRKVIANDANPLSRVLAEPRFTPPTVRDVAERLETIPRDGDRADRDLSMFYHPDTEREIVALRRYLLGRKEDGTADTVDRWIAMVATNRLTGHSSGFFSVYTLPPNQAVSPRSQERINRKRNQVPEYRDTHRRIVHKTKSLVGGLSLEDYANLSRVAPDARFLTGDARSTPGIPSGAVRLTVTSPPFLDIVQYREDNWLRCWFCGLDEDAIGHTITMARTIADWETVMGAVFFELFRITAPGGYVAFEVGEVRKKTVRLEEHVIPLGISAGFRCEGVLINQQNFSKTSHIWGVGNNRSGTNTNRIVIFSKSS